The genomic interval aatttgtttctattatttataaatagtttctaaattgatatctaattagttactaaggtttttgctaccaaatttagaatctaaatatttGGTAGTTagaacattggttgctaattagatactaatttagaaaccatttaacaataatagaaactaatttagaaaccaattttttttttaagtttctaaaataaatagtctctaatttaattattatagcaactaattattttttgtctctaaaattggtttatattttatggttttttagtgaggttaattatttaattatgaacAGACATTTATATTTGCATAATCAtcaaaacatatttattatttaaaatatttgggCCAGTGctgaatatatttaattattcgTTATATCTATATTTCTATTTCTCTTAAGGGTAAATTACATTTTCTGAAATTGGAGGATTTTGCAAtaactaaaaattatatataaatagtaaCTTTGTAATAATGAATAGATGTTAAATGAATATTTAAACAAAATGTGatgaacaaataaaaataatataaaatgccTTTTTCAAAGTATTCCTTTTGCCCCCAATAATCATAAAGAGACTCAATTATGTTTGGATAATATGACACCATGACCCCACCCTTTATATATTCTGTGGCAATAAATGGTAAAGGTAGCAATTAGTTTCTTTTATGTTAATATTTCTTATTCATGATTAATTGATATATAGTATGAGATAATATATTCCCAATCAATAATGACAACACAACTTATATTACTCCAATACAATTCTAACACGGAAGCCATTATTCATGTCTgccaaaaataaattattaaaaattctttAACAATTTAATTATCAATAAATTATTGAGTTTAGATAGGGATGATAAATAAAACTTTCGAGGTGTGTATTATTTGAACctgttttaatttgataaaaaaagaatatcTTTATATTAAGAGTATGAGTATATATCTAATCATATTTCaattagtaaaatattttcaatttattaagtaactgaaaaacatatattaatattttttgtctttaatttGTAACTAACttttagattatatattaactaattttttgCCTCAATGGAAAAAAAGTATGATGACTAAATGTGTGATTTTCAGGACCTGGGTGCTCTTCCCTTGGATATGGAGCCATGCAAGAATTAGGACCTTTTAGAGTGAACAGTGATGGAAGAACACTTCGcaaaaatgaatatgcatggaACAATGGTAAGCATTCCTTTCTACACATACTAGATACAAAAATGTCATGAAATCTTAAATATCACTACACGgtcagaaaaaataaataaaactcaaTTAAAGAATGATGTACATAGAAACATACACACCCCTTACGtcgaggctaccaactcgtgcgtggagatatatgttatAGATGGTCCGATAACgatccgatagcgggtgacctgataaacccaacaaacactcgttaggataaacgatcgaaatgactctgataccatgttaagaagtgggttttaaatctaactcaaccccataaaactggctcatGGGGTAAGggttgcactcacttatatacgaTGAAATGTTataatctctaatcgatgtgagatctctaacAATTCAGCCAACCTAAAATCATTATAAGTTTTTAATGGAGAACATACATATCAGAAGTTCTAAACACCGATTTCAGAAGGAAAACAAACTCACAGAAGGTAACTCTGATGACATACAAGATCAAACATTTAATTGTGTTAAGAAAAAAAGTTTGGAGTGGTCAATCATTCTACCCttaaacatataattatttttatgtctACAAATCTCATTTATCACCGAAATTCAAATATTACTCATAGTACGATTAACggtccataaaaaaaataacagcaTAAAATGTGACTCAGACGTCAATGAAGTGAAACTCCAATTGAACAATAGCATGAAAACACGAATTTGAGAAATTAGAGCAAAGTTTTGTATTAATTTCTAATGAACTTTTTTATGAGCTTTGCAGTGGCAAATGTTATTTTCCTAGAGTCTCCAGCAGGAGTTGGATTCTCATATTCAAACACTTCTTCTGACTACTCTGACAGTGGAGACAAGAGCACAGCCATGGACTCTTACACTTTTCTCATAAACTGGCTCAACAGATTTCCACACTACAAATCTCGAGACTTGTTCATCACTGGAGAAAGCTATGCTGGACATTATGTCCCTCAGCTAGCTCACACTATTCTCACTCATAATAACCTCACAAATCACACACTTCTTAACCTCAAAGGGGTTGCGGTGAGTCATCAAATTTTCTCTATACTTTCTCACAGACCAAGTTCATATTCCATAACTCATTTATCATGATGAACTTGATAACATTTTTCTTACATTTGTTGATGATGCAGATTGGAAATGGTTGGATAGATGATAATATGTGTGGAAAAGGAATGTATGAGTATTTCTGGACACATGCTATGAACTCTGATGAAACTCATGAAGGAATTGAAAGGCATTGTGACTTTGAGAGTGGGAACTTAACAAGTGAATGCAACAAATATCAAAGAAGAGGGGATGATGAGATTGGAGTGATTGACATTTATGACATATATGCTCCCCTCTGTGATCCAgctgctcaaactccaccttctGTAAGTTCCATGCCTCTTCCTCCTCTCTCTATTGttcttattaatatatttaattatagtcAAATCCAGATTTATCCTCATAACTATTTTATCACATTCTTACTTTTCATTATAAGGATGAAGTAAATTAGTTCTAAAAGATTAGTGTTTCATGTGTATTAGGGGGTTAACTTCACTTTAAAGTAACGTGTTCTCTTTTAAAGTTCATGTGTATTAaggtttttttaatttgtttttgctaaaaaaatattatttataggATTAAGAGACGTTGTTCTGTTTATCAAAATTAGTCTTGGTCTTATTCacgttaattttatttattttaatatttatatttaactaatgctaatttaatctattttaatatattgtgATAAAATAATCACACTATTTTTTctactttctttttctctcgCACTTTCTAACCAACTATAAAAAACATTGACTAGGTGTTACATAAAGATTGTCAAAGATTATAATTGCATGATAGTTTGAAGAGAAATTCTTGCATAATTAAATACTATCATGCTCTGGGTATATTTTCACTAACTCAACTAAAGAgacattatatataataattagttaGAACCATAAATACAGAGATTGAGACTATTTAATAATTCTCATTATCTAGACTTTCtttccttttatttaaaaaaaaaaatactaagaaCAATGAAATtcttttctgataaaaaaaaacgatGAATGGAGTAATATAATTATGGTGAAATCTAAGCCAGAAAAGTGTTGAACATGGAATATTGTAGGACAGCAATTTCGACCCTTGTTCTGACGAATATACCAAATCCTACTTAAATCTGGCCCAAGTACAAGAGGCTCTTCATGCTAAAGTCTCAGAATGGTCTTCTTGCAGGTACTCAAAATTCTCTGATTATGTTTTCCTCCCTTTATTTTCAAAATGCATGAATTGTAATTACTCTATTTATTAAAAAGTGATATTTAAACTTAAACCTAATTTCtcataaaaccaacttataaaaTCAACTTCAGATCAGATTTGGATCtatatatatactattaaaTTTCATAACTCTAACACTGTTTCCTGAATACATGTGATGCTTGTTTTCAGTCCGGTGGGATGGACAGATAGCCCAGCAACAATTCTACCCACTATAAGTGGGTTAATATCAAGTGGCATAAGAACATGGATATATAGGTGATAATTCATACACTATACAAATTGCTTTGTTACATCCAAGACAGTACTGTAATGGCTTTTATGTAACATTGTTGTTCTATAATACAGTGGTGATACAGATGGGCGTGTTCCCATAACATCGTCTAGGTATTCAGTAAATGCCTTGAAACTTCCAGTGGAGACAACATGGCGTCCATGGTATTCTGGAAATGAGGTAATCACTTAATAAGCATTTTCATTTACCTTATATAATCAATGTTCAAGCAGCATCTATGTAAGGTAATCTTCTGCATACAAAATGCAGGTCGGAGGATACTTGATTGGGTACAAAGGGCTAACCCTCATCACTGTAAGAGGAGCTGGCCACATGGTTCCAAGTTACCAACCAAAGCGAGCGTTAACCATGATCTCTTTTTTTCTTCAGGGAGAACTTCCTCCCGAATCAAACTCTTAGGTCTACTTGGTCTCAGTACCCATAAAATTGATGCCAAATTTGATTAGTTTCATAGAAATTCATCAATAAGATTTTCGCCTCTAATTAGGAAAAGAATATAGCAACATGTGATTATAAAGGTAACAAAATTCAAGGACAAGTTTATACAAGTAATAATTTACACAAATACTTATCTCTATTTGAATATTAATATTCTAGCAGCAAAATATGAAACTTTTGTCTCCTTTGAAACCTTTTCACGCCAGAGTTCAACTGTTTAAGCTCAAGCAACTCGATTGCAAAGTTTTCACTGCCTTCTTCCTTCCGCTCTCATTCCAAATATGAGACGGAAATAAAGATTTCAAACTAAACCAAAGAATACATACGCACATTCAGAAACTCGAGCAAAGTAAGCTCATATTTCCGATCCATCGATTACAATAAAATGGACAGGATCTCTTACATAAGATGAACTCGAATTCTATAATCGCTTCTGAATAGCAGACATGCAAGTAAAATTTGgcaaagaagaaacaaaatgACCCTTAAAAGCTAACAAAGCAAAGCTTTAATgtcaaaaacaaataaaatgaaagcAAGCACACACGCTGTCATACATAAGACAATTATTCCTATAATAAGTTTAAGCTCCTCTTTAGTCATTACTCCTACAAGGCCTAAACAAATGACTAATTGAATCCCTACAGCGCTACCTCAGGCTATCAAAATTCATTTCCGCTCCACAATTAGGAGGGATTCttaaaaattcaattcaacAGATCAGGCAAGTTACAAAGGGAGAGAAGTTAATTTGCACATTCAAGGGTGATTCTGTGTAACTTGTTGTGAAAGCTACTTCTCCATTGCACTGCACTGCATTTAGCTTACTTGTTGTTGGTGGGCACCATAAAGAGGGTAAGCTCCATAAGCAGCAGCATATATGCTGGGATCATGACGAGGAGGCAATGCGTAACCATAACCATCATAAATAGGGGCCCCATAATATGCCCCAGTCCAGGGGTTGCCGAAATCCATTCTAAACTGCAATCCAAAGAAATATCAATTGAGAATGAATCATCACAAATGTAATTTAATGATGGGCAGCATGAAGTCAATACAGTACTCTAGCACTACCaacatattttattgaaaaatagaaTTCACAAAACTGAGTTTTAATCCGTtgatcttaaaataaaatataatatagttCGTTTACATTTTAAATGATTATAAGAGGCCGAATAGAAGCCAAATTCTTTGAACAGTACTTGTTTTGGGTTAATAGACAAATGACAATGTGGGATTCTATCTGATTGAGGGTTTTACCTGCTTATTTGCTGGATTACGGCCCCAAGAAAGTCGGACTGTCTGCTTTCCAATTGTTGTCCCGTTTAGCTTCTGCAATGCCTCTTCAGCATTATTTCTGAAAAAGTTTATCAGAATATGTTGTTGCGAGTACAccaaaaagagattaaaattatgttatctGTCAATATGAAAAGTTAAAATATCAGAACATGTACCTGTTTGCGAACTGGACAAAACCACACCCTTTTCCAACAGGTATCTTAACAGAGACTATCTCACCGTACTGGGAGAATGGCTGTCTGAGGTCCTCATCTGAAACATTAGGGTCCAGTCCTCCAACAAAAATCTATAACGAGTAATTGGTTACATATATGAAAGTAGTAGTAGTAGTAAATCACTAGATTGCAACTCTTTATCCAAAAAACTGGAAAACTCACTGTTGTGTTGGTAGAATCTGCTTCAGATTGGCTGGATGTGCCATTTGACTGACCTCCTAAACAAGGAAACTTATAGATTCAATACAAAGCTGTCAAAATAGcaagaaatggaaaaaacaaaGCAAACAACCAAGATTTTTCTCACTGGTGGGATAACCAATAACCTAACTTTACTCACTTAGGtgaggatctaaacacaatcaAAGACAAATTTGGAGGAAAATAGAGTGAgatgtattaaaaaaaagaaatgaagGGGTCTAAATCAATAAAAGGGGGAAATTAACGGCCAAGCATATGTTTAGAATAGTTTATTTTGAAgcttaaaaaatcaattaatatcATGCCACTCCATAGTCGACCAAATTGACAGTTCACATAATCAGAACCTATGAATGGGATCATTTTTTAACTACCCCAACTCCTATTAATGAAACCACCATCAAACATATACATTAGTAAACAAACGTAGTAAttgtcttttttctttcttttaaagTGAAAACTAAAAAGGCATATCTTACATGTATTTCAAGGAATTTACACCAATTTAGAAAGACATTGAAATCGTCATCTAAAGCACAAAACTTTGATTTCTGTTTATATTAGTAAGAAATGTAGTTCTCAAATTGAAGAACAGCTGAAAATTGAGAATGAAATATGTGGCTGGAAGCATTTTATTGGTACGAAATGCATTATGTACTTATCTTTTCCTTTACCCTCCCAAATGAAAAGAGATATATCAGAAATCAGAAGCGAGCAATGTGATTTGGCATACCCTGTTGATGGCCAGATGATTTTCTTGGAGTTGCAGCACCAATACGCATAGGCCTGCTGGAACAGTAAACACCATTCATCTGAGTCATGGCCTGGGATCTCTCATTGTCATCGCCAAACCTGACGAAACCATAGCCCTTTGAACGGCCAGTATTGGCATCGAAAACAACTTTTGCAGCTTTAACAGAAGGAAACACACTAGCAAAAGTTTCATGCAACAAACTATCCGTAACATCTGCAGCTAAATCTCCTACAAAAATAGAAAGGTCAGGAACATTATCTGAACCCTTGTCTCCTGTGCTAAATGATGCCCAGTTTAGACGGAATGCTTGCTCTGTATTGGGCATCAAAATTCCAGCATAGTTTTGCAGAACTTTCTCAGCTGTAGCATGTGAATAGAACTCCACAAATCCATAACCCTCTGATAGGCCAGTTTGCTTATTGCGAATAACCTTGATGGAGGAAATCTGTAAAATTATACAACACTCAGAAGCTTGGATATGAGAAGCACAGTCCACATCTTTGTTAACAAATTAAGTCTCCAAAAtgcagaattttttttatgtaattgacTGGCTTTTCATCTAATTAAAATGAGAGTTCATTAATGTGCACACAAGTACGAAAATAAATGACATCCACATTTCTATTTCCACTATTCAACCATTAAACAAGTACGAATCTATTTTCATCAATTATGTGTAGgaccattttattttattcctgcAAAGGAAAAAATTTCATTCATTCCACTAAAAACAATT from Phaseolus vulgaris cultivar G19833 chromosome 1, P. vulgaris v2.0, whole genome shotgun sequence carries:
- the LOC137816470 gene encoding serine carboxypeptidase 1-like: MSRMLSMKVVVWFMFLSWWQFAMPCEGNQQGEYLYKLIRSKRGEKVRSEEASMATKIGDGEIWKVEEERVLMEDDKVKGLPGEPEGVDFDQYGGYVTVDAKAGRRLFYYFVESPHNASNKPLVLWLNGGPGCSSLGYGAMQELGPFRVNSDGRTLRKNEYAWNNVANVIFLESPAGVGFSYSNTSSDYSDSGDKSTAMDSYTFLINWLNRFPHYKSRDLFITGESYAGHYVPQLAHTILTHNNLTNHTLLNLKGVAIGNGWIDDNMCGKGMYEYFWTHAMNSDETHEGIERHCDFESGNLTSECNKYQRRGDDEIGVIDIYDIYAPLCDPAAQTPPSDSNFDPCSDEYTKSYLNLAQVQEALHAKVSEWSSCSPVGWTDSPATILPTISGLISSGIRTWIYSGDTDGRVPITSSRYSVNALKLPVETTWRPWYSGNEVGGYLIGYKGLTLITVRGAGHMVPSYQPKRALTMISFFLQGELPPESNS
- the LOC137816471 gene encoding polyadenylate-binding protein RBP47C-like; the encoded protein is MQQSNGSDSSLQSQSAEQNVPRQPAASPAVARPQQWLPMQYPTAMVMPHHMLPPQHYAPPYVPFHHHQYAPPHVPHQHQNGSSGENKTVWIGDLHHWMDENYLHRCFASTGEISSIKVIRNKQTGLSEGYGFVEFYSHATAEKVLQNYAGILMPNTEQAFRLNWASFSTGDKGSDNVPDLSIFVGDLAADVTDSLLHETFASVFPSVKAAKVVFDANTGRSKGYGFVRFGDDNERSQAMTQMNGVYCSSRPMRIGAATPRKSSGHQQGGQSNGTSSQSEADSTNTTIFVGGLDPNVSDEDLRQPFSQYGEIVSVKIPVGKGCGFVQFANRNNAEEALQKLNGTTIGKQTVRLSWGRNPANKQFRMDFGNPWTGAYYGAPIYDGYGYALPPRHDPSIYAAAYGAYPLYGAHQQQVS